Below is a genomic region from Candidatus Thermoplasmatota archaeon.
TTGTAGAGCCCGATCGTGAGGCGGCCCGGCACGCGCCGGCCACGCGGTCGTTGTCCCATCAACGTTTGGTCCCCTCGCCCGGACGGGAGGAGCGCGCCTCCAGAGCCCCTACCGGCAATGCTTATCCACCACTTCCCTCGTTCCCGCCTGCGAGAGCCATGCTGGACCTGCCCGAGGACAAGATCCGCGCCGTCGACGCGTCGAACATGCTGGGCACCATCCACGGCTCGCCCGAGATGCTCGAGCGCGCGCTCGCGGCGTTCGACGGCAAGGCCATCCGCCCCGCGCGCAAGGTGCGCCGCGTCGTGATCGTGGGCATGGGCGGCTCCGCCATGGGCGGCGACTACCTCGCCGCGTGGGCCGCGCTCGAAGGCACGGCGCCGGTCGAGGTCGTCCGCACGTACGCGCTTCCCGCCTACGTCGACGCCGACACGCTCGTCCTCGCCATCTCGTACTCGGGCAACACCGAGGAGACGCTCGCCGCCTTCGCCGAGGCGCACCGCCGCGGCGCGATGGTCGCCGCCATCGCGACGGGCAATAAGCTCGAAGCTCTCGCGAAGAAGCACGGCGCGCCCTTCGTGCGCATTGAAGGCGGCCATCAGCCCCGCGCCGCGCTCCCGATCCTCCTCGCGACGAGCGCGCTTGTCCTCGAAGCCTACGGCGTGATCAAGGCCCGCGCCGCCCTCACCGAGGCGCTCCCGGATCTGCGCGCCCTCGCCGCGGACCTCGCGCCCGAGGCGGGCACCGCGCGCAACGAAGCGAAGCGCATCGCGCTCGCGCTCCAGGACTCGGTGCCGATCGTCTACGGCGCCGATGAGCTCGTCCCCGCGGCGCGCCGCTTCGCGAACGAGCTGAACGAGAACTCGAAGATCCTCGGTTTCTGGGGCGCGATGCCCGAGATGAACCACAATGAACTCGTGGGCTGGGCGGGCGACGACGACCTCGATCGATTCACCGCGATCTTCCTGCGCCGCGAGCAGGAGCACCCGCAGATCAAGGAACGCTACGACTTCACGGGCCACCTCATCCAGGAGCGCGGGGGGCGCCTCGTGCAGATCCAGGCGAAGGGCAAGGGCTTCGTGACCGCGATGCTCACGGCGACGTACGTCGGCGACATGGTGAGCGGCTACCTCGCGGTCCTTCGCGGAAAGGACCCCTCTCCGGTCGAGATCATCACGCGCCTCAAGAACAAGCTCGGCGAAACGGGCTTCGTGGACACGGTCGCGAAGTGATCGTCGAGTCTAAGCAACCCCCAGCCCATCCCCTCTACAGGAAACCATGGACGACCACGGACACGGCGACGCGGCATCCTCCAAGCTCTACCACGAGGGCGCGCGGGCGCTGCAGGATCACTTCGACAGCCGCAGGATCGCGGACCGCCTCGAGGAGGTCACCTTCCACGACGACCTCTCGGAGGACGACGCGGGCTTCATCGAGTCCTGCGCCTTCTTCTTCCTCGCGACCGCCGACGCGGACGGCCGACCCGATGTGTCCTATAAAGGGGGGCTTCCCGGCTTCGTGCGATCGCTCGACGCAAAGACCGTCGTGTTCCCGAGCTACGACGGCAATGGCATGTTCCGCACCCTCGGGAATGTCCTCGTCAATCCCGAGGTCGCGATGCTCTTCATCGACTTCGCCGACCCCGGGAGGCTCCGCGTGCACGGTCGCGCGACGCTCTCGAACGAAGACCCCCTCATGAGCGAGTTCGAGGGCGCGCAACTCATCGTGAGGGTGGCCGTCGACCGCGTCTTCCCGAACTGCCCGCGCTACATCCACCGCATGACTCTCGAGGAGCCCTCGCCGTTCGCGCCGCGGGAGGGCCACGTGCCGCCGGTTCCGGGCTGGAAGCGCGCGCCCGTCTTCGCGCCGCACCTCCCGAAGACGGCTCCGCCGAAGAAGCCGCTTCCGCGCGTCCCGCGGAGGACGCCCGAACGGTCGTGAGAATCGCGACCGACGGCTACGTCGGCCCCGACGGCCTCGGCGGGTGGGCCTTCGTGGTCGATCGCCCGGAAGGAAGG
It encodes:
- a CDS encoding bifunctional phosphoglucose/phosphomannose isomerase, yielding MLDLPEDKIRAVDASNMLGTIHGSPEMLERALAAFDGKAIRPARKVRRVVIVGMGGSAMGGDYLAAWAALEGTAPVEVVRTYALPAYVDADTLVLAISYSGNTEETLAAFAEAHRRGAMVAAIATGNKLEALAKKHGAPFVRIEGGHQPRAALPILLATSALVLEAYGVIKARAALTEALPDLRALAADLAPEAGTARNEAKRIALALQDSVPIVYGADELVPAARRFANELNENSKILGFWGAMPEMNHNELVGWAGDDDLDRFTAIFLRREQEHPQIKERYDFTGHLIQERGGRLVQIQAKGKGFVTAMLTATYVGDMVSGYLAVLRGKDPSPVEIITRLKNKLGETGFVDTVAK
- a CDS encoding pyridoxamine 5'-phosphate oxidase family protein, giving the protein MDDHGHGDAASSKLYHEGARALQDHFDSRRIADRLEEVTFHDDLSEDDAGFIESCAFFFLATADADGRPDVSYKGGLPGFVRSLDAKTVVFPSYDGNGMFRTLGNVLVNPEVAMLFIDFADPGRLRVHGRATLSNEDPLMSEFEGAQLIVRVAVDRVFPNCPRYIHRMTLEEPSPFAPREGHVPPVPGWKRAPVFAPHLPKTAPPKKPLPRVPRRTPERS